DNA from Desulfuromonas sp. AOP6:
ACCGAAATCTTTCTCGGCGAGGTCCCCGAGCGTCTTGACGAGATCCCTGGGGACAAGCCGATCGTTACTTTCTGCGGTAGCGGCCGCCGGGCGATCATCGCCGCCTCGATTCTCAAGCAGAACGGTTTTGATCACGTCGAAAATTGCCTGGGGTCAATGGCGGCTTGTCAGGCGGTCGGCTGCAGTATCTCCTGACCAAAAACGCTTTTATGCTGAAAGGACCTACCATCGTGCGATTTATGGAGAAGGCCCCTTGTGGGTATATAAGGTGCCTGGGCTTCGTGGGGTTCCTGGTTTTTGCCGATCTGTTTTGGGCAGCCGGCGGCCATGCCCAAATCGAAGCGGGGCCAGTCCAGGAGGCCGCCTCAGCAACGGTGGGGTTGCTCGCCATGAAAGCCTGGTCCCCTTACCTGGCCGGTGCCGCCATCGGCATCCTGAGTTGGTTCGCCTTCCTGCTCTCGGACCACCCCTTGGGCGTTTCCACCGCGTTCGCCAAAAGCAGCGGCATGCTTGAAAAAGCCCTGCGCGGGGAAAAGACCTTGCAGAAAAAGTACTATCAGCGTTTCGAACCGGCAATCGACTGGGAGTGGATGCTGGTGCTCGGACTGCTGATCGGAGCCTTTTTGTCCGCCTGGCTTTCCGGCACTTTCAGCTGGAAGTTCATCCCCGACCTCTGGGCGGCCCGTTTCGGGGACGGAGTTCTGGTGCGTGGGTTGACGGCTTTTGTCGGCGGCCTGCTGATCGGTCTCGGTGCGCGCTGGGCCAACGGCTGTACCAGCGGTCATGCCCTGAGCGGGGCCATGCAGCTGGTTGCCAGCGGTTGGGTGGCCGCAGCTGGTATCTTTGTCGGCGGCGTGGTGACGGCCTTTGTCATATTTTGAGAAAGAGGGCGATATGCTGCAAAAACTGCATGAACAGCGGCAGGTTCAGTTGCTGCTCGGTCTTATCATGGGGATCTTTTTCGGATTCTTCCTGCAGAAAGGACAGGTGACCCAATACGACGTCATCATGGGGCAGCTGCTGTTAAAAGATTTTACCGTTGTCAAGGTGATCCTTACGGCCATTGTGGTGGGAATGCTCGGGATTTATCCGCTGAAGCGCCTGGGACTGGTGCAGCTGCACCCCAAGCCGGGGTCGATCGGGTCGACGGTGTTAGGCAGCCTGATCTTCGGCATCGGTTTCGCCCTGCTCGGTTATTGCCCGGGTACTGCCGTTGGCGCTGTCGGCCAGGGCTCCCTTGATGCCCTGTGGGGAGGTGTGACCGGTATCCTGGTCGGCGCCGCCTTGTACAGTGTTATCTATCCCTTCGTCGAAAAGTATATTCTGGACCTGGGCTCCTTCGGCGAGGTCACTCTGCAGGAGCTCTTTCATGTCAGCGAGGTTAAGATGATGCTGGGTATGTCCCTGTTTATTCTTGCTTTATTCGCCCTGTTGGAATTTACCGGCTTTTGACCTGCAAGGGCAGGCTGTTTTTTCGGCGATCCCGCCGAAGAGAGGAAAAAACATGCTTTCCGGACCAAGAGCTGCACGGCGACCCAATCCCCCAGAACCCAACCGCCATCCCGGCCGGGGTGCCCTGCTGTTCTCAATCCTCAGCATCATCGTTTCACTCCTGTTTATCTTCTATGGCGTCACGCTGGTTCGCCTCAACCTGTTCGGCATTACCACGGTGGCTTATGGCGTCCTCAACCTGCTGGTGCTCGCCTGTGCCTACCACCTTCGGGTCCGCTGGTGCGTCACCGCTATTCAGACCTTTGCTGGAGCCTATTTGCTGTTCTACGTTCTGGCGCTGTCGACCGGCATGGAAACTGGCTTGGGCGTCAGCGGCATACTGGTGGTCTCCCTCGCCCTCTGGTGCAACTGGTTTGCCATTACCAAGGTCATTCGACAGCCGGGATAAGACAGTGGCATGCGATTATTGCCGGACACAGGGTCATCACGACTATGCCGATCAAGCAAAACCGGTCACTCTAGCCAAGGGTGGCCGTTTTGCTTTTCGGGGATCCAGCGGTCTCCGGCGCTTCTGATATATTTATGGGGGTGAACAGATTTTCGAAAAGGAGGGCGGGATGGCAATTCTAAGGTTTCAAGTCGGTTTAATCTTCGGCGTGTTTTTCCTGTTGGCATCCATGTGTCCGGCCACCGCAGAAACCGTCACCAGCCAGAAACACCGCTTTCGGGTGGTAACGGTGGTGGAGGGGTTGGAGCATCCCTGGGGCCTAACGTTTCTTCCGGACGGCGGCATGCTGGTCACCGAACGGCCGGGTCGCCTACGTCTCATTCGGGAGGGAAGCCTGGATCCACAGCCAGTGGAGGGCTTGCCGGCCATCGCTGCCAAAGGGCAGGGTGGGCTGCTGGACGTGGCTCTGCATCCGGACTTCGCCCAAAACAAGCTGGTTTATGTTTCCTATGCGGCCGCTGGCGAAGGAGGCATCGGTACGGAGGTCGCCCGTGGCCGCCTGATTGGTCATCGGCTGGAGGAGGTGCAAACGATTTTCCGCCTGCAGCCCAAGTCCGACCGGGGCATCCATTTCGGCTCCCGCCTGGTGTTTGACCGGGCTGGCTATCTTTTCATCACGCTCGGTGATCGGGGGGAGATGGCGCGGGCTCAACAAGGGGATGACCATGCCGGTTCGGTGATCCGCCTGCACGATGACGGCCGGGTCCCCGCCGACAATCCCTTTAAAAGCCTTTCCGGCTGGAAACCGGAAATCTATTCTATCGGACATCGCAACGTGCAGGGGGCGGCTCTGCACCCGCAAACCGGCGAGTTGTGGGCCCATGAACACGGCCCCCAGGGTGGGGACGAGATCAACATCATCCGGGCGGGAAACAACTACGGCTGGCCCGTCATCACCTACGGGGTCAATTATGGTCTGGGGACCCGCATCGGCATGGGAACGCATCAAGAGGGCATGATCCAGCCTCTGCACACTTGGGTGCCCACCTCCATCGCGCCGTCGGGGATGACATTCTACGAGGGCGACCGTTTTGTGCGCTGGCGGGGAGATCTGTTTGTCGGAGCCTTGCGTGAACAGATGCTGGTGCGTCTGCGTTTCGACGGCACCCGCGTGGTCGAAGAGGAGCATCTGCTTAAAGAAGCCCTGGGCCGAATTCGTGATGTTCGGTCGGGACCGGACGGCTATCTTTATCTTCTGACGGATCACCGCAAGGGTGCGCTGGTTCGGCTGGAACCGCTTGGTGGGGAGGAGTAGAAGGATAGTGGAGGATGAGGCAAGCGTGGTGGCAACGGGGTGTGTCAATTCGGCCAATGGTCGGAGAAGTCAAAGGATACCTGGCGGTGATGGCGGATAGCGAGAAGAAACAGCTCCCCCTTGCGGCAGGCGTAAAGCAGCAGGTAGTCCCCGCGGATCAATTCAAGCAGAAGAGTCCCTGGCCCCAGACGTTGGCGAAGGTTGTTTGCCCGTACCCGGGTTTCCCGGCAAGTCGTCGGATGGCGAAAAAAATCGGCACCCATGTTGGGAAAGACTTCGAGGGCGGGCAAGACCTCGTCGAAAAGATCGTCGAGGAGTCCGCTAAAGGCCTCAGGCGCATCCACCTTGCGCAGAAACGCCTCGATTTCGTTGAGATTGCGGGAAAAGTTGCGGGTTATTCGTAAGGTGACGGCGCTCATTTGCCCCGGCTGTAACGGCTCTTGAGCTCGGCCACCGTCAGCAGGTTGCCCTCTTCCACGTCGTCCCATCCCCGCGTTGCCTCGTCCAGCAGCCCCAGGTGAATATTTTCCCGCTCCAGCCGGTGATAGTAATCGAGTCGACGGGCGTCAATCAGGGCCACATAGGCCTTGCCGTTGCGGGTAATGATTTTCTCACGCCCCGCACAGGCCTCGTCGGCCAGTTCGGTCAGCCGCGCCCGCATTTCCTTTAGAGGCACAATATCCTTGCTTGTAATGGGCATCTATTCCTCCCCCACCAAAAGTTGACAATAAACATTAATCTATTTGTGCAACTTTGACAAGGGGGCGACCTTATTTCCCCACTTTGCGCCGGGAAGTGACCGTTTCTCCGGCGATCCCCCAGTTGTCCGTGTCCACTTCGTCGATAACGACGACGGTTGTGGCCGGATTTTTTCCCAGCACGTCGACCAGCAGTTGGGTGGCGCCGGCGATCAGCTGCGCCTTCTGTTCGGCGGTAGCGCCTTCGCGGGTGATTTTAATGTTGACGTAGGGCATGGTGGTCCTCCTTGGTGAGTGATCAGGGTTTCTGAAAAGAACGGTCGATGGCGATGAACAAGGCGCCGACCACAACGGTGGCGGCCGCCAGCAGCAGGGGAAGGGCGAAGCCGTGGCGCAGGTCGGCCAGTACCCCGGCAATGGGTGGCCCCAGGATCTGACCGATGCCGAAGCAGGCGGTGAGGACGGCGGCGATGCGCTGCTGGCTGCCGGGGGCGCGGCGCCCGCCTTCGGCCATGACCAGGGCGACGATCCCCAGAAAGGTGCCGCCGAAAGAGACGGCGGCAAAGAGCACCGTCAGTACGCTTTCGGCCCAGATGCAGACGAGAATGCCGGAGGCCTGCAGGCCGTAGGCCAGCAGCAGAGCAACCCGGGCGCCGAAACGGCGGGCCAGCCAGGGCCAGAAAAGGGTCGACGGGATGGCCGCCAGCCCTACCGCCACCCAGCTGTAGGGGGCGAAGAAGGCGAGACCGTCGGTTTCGGCAATGATCGAAACCAGGAAAGTGGCCGAGACAATGTAGCCCAGTCCTTCACAGAAGTAAGCGGCTGCCAGGGGCCAGAGGGTGCGATTGAGTCGACCGGCCGGTGTCGCCACCGCGTTGGCCGCTTCCGGCGGCGCGGTTTCGCGCCCGATGGCCATGCCGATCAGCGCCAGCAAGGCGGCTATCAGGCCGCTTCCTATCCAGGCCCCCTGCCAACCCCAGCCCCAGTCAAACAGGGGGACGAGGCTGCCGCTCAGGGCGATGCCGAAACCGATGCCGCCATAGAGGGCGCCGATCCAGTGCAGGTGTCCCCGGCGTCCGAGGGCCTCGGCCACTTCGACGGAAATGATGATGAAGAGCAGGGCGCTGGCAATGCCGGCCGCCAGACGCAGCAGACCCCAGACCAGCCCGGTCTGCGTCATGGCCATCAGCGCTGTGCCGATGATGGTCACCAACAGGGCGCTGAGGCCGACGAGGCGGTTGCGCGCCAGCTGGGGCATGAAGGAGCAAAGCAGGGCACCGATGAGATAGCCGAGATAGTTCAGGCCCGCCAGCCACCCCGCCAAGCCATGGGTAAGGCCGAGATCGCGCTGCATGAGGGGGATGATGGGGGTGAAGACAAAGCGCCCCAGTCCCATGGCCACGGCCATGCCGAGCATGCCGCCCAGGAGCACTCGGAGGGAGGCCTTAGCCGGGTGCGGAGTTGATTTTGGTCTTGCCGGTGTGGTCGCCATGTGTGACAGCTTAATGGAAGGCGGCATGCCCTTGCAAACGATTCTTGTGGTGGCGTTGAGCAGGTGAGTTTTTATCAGCGACATTCTGTGTTCCTGACGATTGGTAGACCCTGCAGAATCCTGCGATACAATAAACGGAATGCCCTGGCTTGCCGGGCATCCTGTAAAGAGGGGGAACCGATGGCAGCTCGCCTCGGTGCCGCTTACATCTTTTTTTGTCGAACCAATATCCGGATGGATTATGACTGAAACACATTGGCACAGCCTTTCACGGGACAGGGTGGCAAAAGAGCTTGAAACGGATTTTCGCCAGGGCCTCAGCGAAACAGAGGCGGCGGCGCGACTGCAGCGCCATGGCCTGAATGAGCTGGAGGAAGGTAGCCGGCGTCCGTTGTGGCGCATGTTCCTGGAACAGTTTCGCGATTTCATGATCCTGGTTTTGCTGGGGGCAGCGGTGATATCGGGCCTGATCGGTGAGGCGGTGGATACCGTCGCCATTCTGGTCATCGTTGGGTTAAACGCCATCATTGGCGCCGTACAGGAATACCGGGCCGAAAAGGCCATGGCGGCGCTGAAAGCCATGGCCTCACCGGCAGCCCGGGTGCGGCGCGGTGGCCAGGTGGTTGAGCTATCGGCTTCAAAGCTGGTGCCCGGCGATGTGGTGCTGCTGCAGGCCGGAGATGTGGTGCCAGCCGACCTGCGCCTGGTGGAAAGCGCCGAAATGGAGGCAAACGAGTCCATGCTGACGGGAGAATCGACGGGGGTGTCCAAGCAGGTGGAGACTCTTGCCGAGCCGGAGCTGGTCGTGGCCGACCGTGTCAACATGGCTTTCAAGGGGAGCCAGGTCAATCGGGGCAGAGCGGTCGGCGTGGTGGTGGCCACCGGTATGGCCACCGAGCTGGGCCAGATCGCTCAGCTGCTGCAGAAGACGGTCGAGAGCAAGACGCCTCTGCAGAAACGTCTGGCCACTTTCAGCAGGAAGCTGGCTCTGGGGGTTCTGGCTATCTGTGCCGTGATCTTTGTCGTCGGCATTCTGCGGGGCGAGCCAGTCATGCTCATGCTGCTCACGGCCATCAGCCTTGCCGTGGCGGCCATTCCCGAAGCCCTGCCGGCGGTCATCAGCGTCGCTCTCGCCATGGGTGCCGCGCGCATGAGCAAACGTCACGCCCTCCTGCGCAACCTGCCGGCGGTGGAGACCCTTGGCTCGGTCACGTATATCTGCACGGACAAGACAGGCACCCTGACTCAGAACCGCATGTCCGCCGAGAGGTTTTACGTCGGGGGCCAGGTGCATGAGGGCATTCCGGAGCAGAGCCGGTTGTTCGGGGAGGCGCTGGCCCTGAACAATGACGTCGAAGGCAAAGAGGGCGATCTCAAGGGCGATCCGACGGAAGTGGCCCTCTACGAGGCGGCGCTGGCCCACGGGTATCGCCGCCAGGAACTGGAGGACCGCCTGCCGCGCGTAGCCGAATTCCCCTTTGAT
Protein-coding regions in this window:
- a CDS encoding YbfB/YjiJ family MFS transporter, producing the protein MSLIKTHLLNATTRIVCKGMPPSIKLSHMATTPARPKSTPHPAKASLRVLLGGMLGMAVAMGLGRFVFTPIIPLMQRDLGLTHGLAGWLAGLNYLGYLIGALLCSFMPQLARNRLVGLSALLVTIIGTALMAMTQTGLVWGLLRLAAGIASALLFIIISVEVAEALGRRGHLHWIGALYGGIGFGIALSGSLVPLFDWGWGWQGAWIGSGLIAALLALIGMAIGRETAPPEAANAVATPAGRLNRTLWPLAAAYFCEGLGYIVSATFLVSIIAETDGLAFFAPYSWVAVGLAAIPSTLFWPWLARRFGARVALLLAYGLQASGILVCIWAESVLTVLFAAVSFGGTFLGIVALVMAEGGRRAPGSQQRIAAVLTACFGIGQILGPPIAGVLADLRHGFALPLLLAAATVVVGALFIAIDRSFQKP
- a CDS encoding type II toxin-antitoxin system RelE/ParE family toxin, with the translated sequence MSAVTLRITRNFSRNLNEIEAFLRKVDAPEAFSGLLDDLFDEVLPALEVFPNMGADFFRHPTTCRETRVRANNLRQRLGPGTLLLELIRGDYLLLYACRKGELFLLAIRHHRQVSFDFSDHWPN
- a CDS encoding type II toxin-antitoxin system Phd/YefM family antitoxin produces the protein MPITSKDIVPLKEMRARLTELADEACAGREKIITRNGKAYVALIDARRLDYYHRLERENIHLGLLDEATRGWDDVEEGNLLTVAELKSRYSRGK
- a CDS encoding 4-oxalocrotonate tautomerase family protein, encoding MPYVNIKITREGATAEQKAQLIAGATQLLVDVLGKNPATTVVVIDEVDTDNWGIAGETVTSRRKVGK
- a CDS encoding YeeE/YedE thiosulfate transporter family protein; this encodes MLQKLHEQRQVQLLLGLIMGIFFGFFLQKGQVTQYDVIMGQLLLKDFTVVKVILTAIVVGMLGIYPLKRLGLVQLHPKPGSIGSTVLGSLIFGIGFALLGYCPGTAVGAVGQGSLDALWGGVTGILVGAALYSVIYPFVEKYILDLGSFGEVTLQELFHVSEVKMMLGMSLFILALFALLEFTGF
- a CDS encoding PQQ-dependent sugar dehydrogenase, whose product is MAILRFQVGLIFGVFFLLASMCPATAETVTSQKHRFRVVTVVEGLEHPWGLTFLPDGGMLVTERPGRLRLIREGSLDPQPVEGLPAIAAKGQGGLLDVALHPDFAQNKLVYVSYAAAGEGGIGTEVARGRLIGHRLEEVQTIFRLQPKSDRGIHFGSRLVFDRAGYLFITLGDRGEMARAQQGDDHAGSVIRLHDDGRVPADNPFKSLSGWKPEIYSIGHRNVQGAALHPQTGELWAHEHGPQGGDEINIIRAGNNYGWPVITYGVNYGLGTRIGMGTHQEGMIQPLHTWVPTSIAPSGMTFYEGDRFVRWRGDLFVGALREQMLVRLRFDGTRVVEEEHLLKEALGRIRDVRSGPDGYLYLLTDHRKGALVRLEPLGGEE
- a CDS encoding YeeE/YedE thiosulfate transporter family protein, with protein sequence MGFLVFADLFWAAGGHAQIEAGPVQEAASATVGLLAMKAWSPYLAGAAIGILSWFAFLLSDHPLGVSTAFAKSSGMLEKALRGEKTLQKKYYQRFEPAIDWEWMLVLGLLIGAFLSAWLSGTFSWKFIPDLWAARFGDGVLVRGLTAFVGGLLIGLGARWANGCTSGHALSGAMQLVASGWVAAAGIFVGGVVTAFVIF